The Geothermobacter ehrlichii genome has a segment encoding these proteins:
- a CDS encoding carboxyl transferase domain-containing protein: MSILKSSLHSGSEEFHRNAEAMRVLVEDLRAKVAQIKLGGGERAREKHLARGKLLPRDRIRRLLDVGSPFLELSQFAAYGLYGGDAPAAGVITGIGRIEGQECLIVANDATVKGGSYLPLTVKKHVRAQEIAEQNNLPCIYLVDSGGAFLPLQDEVFPDRDHFGRIFYNQARMSAKGIPQIAVVMGSCTAGGAYVPAMADESIIVRRQGTIFLGGPPLVKAATGEVVSAEELGGADVHCRTSGVTDHYAADDAHALALARSVVANLNRRKQIPLALREPRDPLYPAEELYGVIPADNRKPYDVREVIARIVDGSEFNEFKKLYGETLVCGFAHIFGYPVGIVANNGILFSESAMKGAHFIELCAQRGIPLIFLQNITGFMVGSKYEQGGIAKDGAKMVTAVACADVPKFTVIIGGSYGAGNYGMCGRAYSPRFLWMWPNARISVMGGEQAAAVLAQVKRDGLEARGESWSVEEEEEFKRPIRERYETQGHPYYASARLWDDGIIDPADTRMVLGLGISAAFNAPVRKTTFGVFRM, translated from the coding sequence GCTGCCGCGCGACCGGATCCGCCGGCTGCTCGATGTCGGTTCGCCCTTTCTCGAACTGTCGCAGTTCGCGGCCTACGGCCTGTACGGCGGCGACGCTCCGGCGGCCGGGGTGATCACCGGCATCGGCCGGATCGAAGGGCAGGAATGCCTCATTGTCGCCAACGACGCCACGGTCAAGGGCGGGAGCTATCTGCCGCTGACCGTCAAGAAACACGTGCGGGCCCAGGAGATCGCCGAACAGAACAATCTGCCCTGTATCTACCTGGTCGATTCCGGCGGCGCCTTTCTGCCGCTGCAGGACGAGGTCTTTCCCGACCGCGACCATTTCGGCCGCATCTTCTACAACCAGGCGCGGATGTCGGCCAAGGGGATTCCTCAGATCGCCGTGGTCATGGGCTCCTGCACCGCCGGCGGCGCCTATGTCCCGGCGATGGCCGACGAGAGCATCATCGTCCGACGGCAGGGGACCATCTTTCTCGGCGGGCCGCCGCTGGTCAAGGCGGCGACCGGCGAGGTGGTCAGCGCCGAGGAGCTCGGCGGTGCCGACGTTCACTGTCGCACCTCGGGGGTGACCGACCACTACGCGGCCGACGACGCCCATGCGCTGGCCCTGGCGCGCAGCGTGGTCGCCAATCTCAACCGTCGCAAACAGATCCCGCTTGCCTTGCGTGAGCCGCGCGATCCTCTTTACCCGGCGGAGGAACTCTACGGGGTGATTCCCGCCGACAACCGCAAGCCCTACGATGTGCGCGAGGTGATCGCCCGCATCGTCGATGGCAGCGAGTTCAACGAGTTCAAGAAGCTCTACGGCGAAACCCTGGTCTGTGGCTTCGCCCATATTTTCGGCTATCCGGTCGGCATCGTCGCCAACAACGGCATCCTTTTTTCCGAGTCGGCGATGAAGGGAGCGCATTTCATCGAGCTCTGCGCCCAGCGCGGCATCCCCCTGATCTTTCTGCAGAACATCACCGGCTTCATGGTCGGCAGCAAGTACGAGCAGGGTGGCATCGCCAAGGACGGCGCCAAGATGGTAACCGCCGTCGCCTGCGCCGATGTTCCCAAGTTCACCGTCATCATCGGTGGCTCCTACGGCGCCGGCAATTACGGCATGTGTGGCCGGGCCTATTCGCCCCGCTTCCTCTGGATGTGGCCCAACGCCCGGATTTCGGTGATGGGCGGCGAACAGGCGGCGGCGGTGCTCGCCCAGGTCAAGCGGGACGGACTGGAGGCGCGCGGCGAAAGCTGGAGCGTCGAAGAAGAGGAGGAGTTCAAGCGCCCGATCCGCGAGCGCTACGAAACCCAGGGACATCCCTACTACGCCAGCGCCCGTCTCTGGGATGACGGCATCATTGATCCGGCCGATACCCGTATGGTGCTGGGGCTGGGGATTTCCGCCGCCTTCAACGCGCCGGTCAGAAAGACGACCTTCGGGGTGTTCCGGATGTAG